From Cryobacterium sp. GrIS_2_6:
CTGGTCGGATCCGAGGGCGAGCCGCGCACCGGCATCCGCCAGGCGTCGAGCGGGCCCGATCCCGTCGCCCAGGTCGGCCTCTGTGGTCGGGCAGAACACGGCCGTCACGCCGGCGGTGCCGAGGAGTTCCACGTCCGTGTCGGTCAGGTGGGTCGCGTGGACGACGCTCAGCCGAGGAGTGAGCGCGCCGAGTTCGTGCAGCAGGCCCGTGGGGGTGAGGCCGTATTCGGCGAGGCACTCCGCGTTCTCCTGGGGCTGTTCGGAGAGATGGATGTGCAGCGGAACCGTTGCCGGCAACCCCGCGAGGATCGTTGCCATCGCCGACCGGGGCACAGCCCGCACCGAGTGCAGTGCGGCACCGAGCGTGACGGCGGGGCCCGGACCGGCCAGAGTGGGAGCGCCGGTATCGAGGGTGTCCCGCAGGCTCGACCAGCGTTGTAGCCAGGCCTCCGGCGAGCCGTCGCCGAACCGCCGCTGCAGGTCGGAGAGCGGACGATCCGCGCCTCCGCGCAGGTAGCAGGTGTCGAGCAGGGTCAGGCGGATCCCGGTGTCTCGTGCGGCGGCCGCGACCGCGAGCTCCATGGCGTGGGCATCGGGGTACGGCCGGCCGTCCTGCCGGTGGTGCACGTAGTGGAATTCGCCGACGGCTGTCCAGCCGCTGGCGAGCATCTCGGCGAACACTGCCGAGGCGAGTTCGTAGTACAGGTCGGGGTCCAGAGCGGATGCCGCGGCGTACATGCTCTCCCGCCAACGCCAGAAATCGCCGCCGTCCGCCTGCGTGCGTCCGCGCAGGGCGCGGTGGAAGGCGTGTGAATGCGCGTCGCCCATCCCGGGGATCACGGTGCCGAGGACCGTGTCGCCTTCGCGCGCCGGAACGCCCAGCTCCAGCCGGGCGATCGTCCCGTCCGGCGCCGCGTGCAGCCGGACCGCGTCAACGGGCGTGCCGTCGATCAGGGCGCGTGCGCACCAGAACGCCACGGTGATTCCCGGTGTCACAGCAGTTCCCGGAGAACCTGCTCGAGCGCCGCGACGCCGGCGAGGCAGTCGTCGAGCGTGGCGAACTCCTCCGGCGAATGGGAGACACCGGTCGGGTTCCGCACGAAGATCATCGCGCTGGGCAGGCGACTCGACAGCACGCCGGCATCGTGGCCGGCGCCCGTCGGGAGGGTCGGGGCTCCGCTGAGCGATCGCACGAGCCGGTCGCGCAGCGCCGGATCGAAGGCGACGGCGCCGCTCCAGGACTCCTCGGCGACGACCGCGGTGCATCCCTCTGCTGCGGCGGCCTCGGAGACCCGCGCGGTGATCTCCGTGACGAGGTCCTGTGCTGCGGCATCCTCGGCGGCACGGGCGTCGAGCCAGACAGTGACCTGCGAGGAGATCACGTTGGTGCCACCGGGCACGGCCTCGATCCGGCCGATCGTGGCCCGGGAGCCGGTGCTCGCGACGGCGGCATCCCGAACCGCGAGCATCGAGCGGGCGGCTGCGAGCATCGGGTCCCGACGGTCGGTCATGCGCGTGGCACCGGCGTGGTTGCCCTCTCCGGTGAAGGTGACGCGCCAGCGCCCGTGGGCGAGGATCGAGGAGGCGACCGCGACCGGGCTGCCCAGGTCGATCAACCCGCGGCCCTGCTCCACGTGCAGCTCGAGGAACAGGCCGATGCGTGCGAGCGACGCGGGGTCTTCACCGAGGCCGGCCGGGTCGATGCCGGCAGCGGATGCCGCTGCTTCGAGCGAGATTCCGTCCGCGTCGACGAGAGCGCGGGCCCGATCGGCGTCGAGTGCGCCGGTCATCAGCCGGGAGCCGAGGCAGGCGATACCGAACCGGGAGCCCTCCTCCTCTGCGAAGACCAGCACGGCGCAGGGCCGTGCGGGCTGGAACCCGCTCGCCTGCAGTCGTGCGATCGCGTCGAGGGCACTGACCACGCCGAGGGGGCCGTCGTATGCGCCACCGCCGGGAACGGAGTCGAGGTGGCTGCCCACGACGATCGCGTCGTAGTCGCGCGGCCCCCACCACGCCCAGGTGTTTCCGTTCCGGTCGATCTCCACGTCGAGCCCGAGCCGGACGGCGCGTCCGGTGAACCAGTCGCGCAGCTCCAGGTCGGCCGGCTGCCACAGGTGCCGGGAGTAACCGCCGCGCCGGGCATCCCTACCGATGTCCGCGATCTCGTCGAGGCCGGAAAGCAGGCTGTGCGCCGTTGCCGGCGCCGTCATTCGGCCTCCCACATCGGCACACGCAGCCCGCGCTCACGGGCAACGGCGGCCGCCCGTTCGTAACCGGCGTCGACGTGACGCATCACACCGGTGCCGGGGTCGTTGATCAGCACCCGTTCGATCTTCTGAGCGGCGAGATCCGTTCCGTCGGCAACGGTGACCTGGCCGGCGTGGATCGACCGGCCCATGCCGACGCCGCCGCCCTGGTGGATCGACACCCACGTCGCGCCGGATGCCGTGTTGAGCAGGGCGTTGAGCAGCGGCCAGTCGGCGATCGCGTCCGAGCCGTCCTTCATCGCCTCGGTCTCGCGGTAGGGGGAGGCGACGGAGCCGGCGTCGAGGTGGTCGCGTCCGATCACGATCGGGGCACTGATCTCGCCGGAGGCGACCATCTCGTTGAACCGCAGCCCGGCGAGGTGCCGTTCCTTGTAGCCGAGCCAGCAGATCCGGGCGGGGAGGCCTTCGAACTGCACCTTCTCCTGGGCGCCGTGGATCCAGCGCGCGAGTTTCGCATCGTTCGGGAACAGCTCGAGGATCGCCCGGTCGGTCGCGGCGATGTCGGCCGGATCCCCGGAGAGGGCGGCCCAGCGGAACGGCCCCTTGCCCTCGGCGAACAGCGGCCGGATATAGGCGGGAACAAAACCGGGAATCTCGAACGCCCGTTCGCAGCCGCCGAGCACGGCCTCCGCGCGGATCGAGTTGCCGTAGTCGAACACTTCCGCTCCGGCGTCGCGAAACCCGACCATGGCGGTGACGTGCCTGGCCATCGATGCCCGCGCCCTGATCGTGAAGTCCTCGGGGTCCGCGGCGGCGCGGGTGTGCCAGTCGGCGACGCTGATGCCCTCCGGCAGGTAGCTGAGCGGGTCGTGCGCACTGGTCTGGTCGGTGACGATGTCGATCGCGACTCCGCGTTCGAGCAGTTCGGTGAAAACGGATGCCGCGTTGCCGACGAGTCCGACGGAGAGCGCCCGGCGCTCCGCCTTCGCGGCGAGGACCCGGGTGACGGCGTCGTCGAGGTCGTCCGTCATCTCGTCGAGGTAGCCGTGTTCGACGCGGCGCTGCAGGCGGGCGGGGTCGACGTCGACGATGAGCACCGCGCCGCCGTTCATCGTCACGGCGAGGGGCTGGGCTCCGCCCATGCCGCCTGCCCCGCCGGTGAGGGTGAGGGTTCCGGCGAGAGTGCCGTCGAATCGTTTGTCGGCAATGGCGGCGAAGGTCTCGAATGTGCCCTGCAGGATGCCCTGGGTGCCGATGTAGATCCACGAACCGGCGGTCATCTGGCCGTACATGGTCAGGCCGGCTTGCTCGAGTTTGCGGAATTCGGGCCACGTCGCCCAGTCTCCGACGAGGTTCGAGTTGGCGATCAGTACCCGCGGAGCCCAGGTGTGGGTGCGGAATACCCCGACCGGTTTACCGGACTGCACGAGCAGGGTCTCGTCGTCCTCGAGCTCGCGCAGGGTGCGGACGATCGCGTCGAACGCCTCCCAGCTGCGGACGGCCTTCCCGGTGCCGCCGTAGACGACGAGATCGTCGGGGCGCTCGGCGACTTCGGGGTCGAGGTTGTTCATCAGCATGCGCAACGGCGCCTCGGTCTGCCAGCTCTTCGCGGTCAAGGTGGTGCCCCTGGCTGCGCGAACCGGACGGGGGAGATGCTTCTGGGCCACGATGTTCTTCCTTCTGGTTGATGCCGGTTGGTGCGGGTCGGTTAGTCGGTTGGTTTTGTCTGGTTCTGCGGCAGCGGGTCGGAACCCAGCCGTTCGGAAATCTCGCCGGCGACCCGGATGAGGAGGGCGCCGATGCGATCCAGTCCGGGATCGGTGACGCGGTAGTTCGGGATGACGACCGACACGGTTGCGACGATCTTGCCGACCGAGTGAACGGGAACGGCGATCGCGGTCGAGTCATGGTCTGCTCCGCTTCGGACGACTGCGAAACCCCGGGGACCGACAGCGCCGGCGAATGCCCTTCCGGCCGCCGTCGTCGAGCGGGGAATGACCCGGCCGACCCAGTTGGCGAGCTGGACCGGATGTGTCCCGTGCACGCCGGCCGCGTACAGCATGGTGTCCGAGGTCGACGGCAGTCCGAGGTAGGCGTTCTCGCTCGTGAGCTCGACGATCTCGTGCAGCTTCGGCTCCGCGACGGAGACTACGGTCTCCTGGGAGAGCGCCTGGGCGCCGAGCCGTATGGTGATGCTCCCTGGCCGGTAGTCGCCGCTGTCATCCCGCGAGACGAACCCCGTGGTTTCGAGGGTCCGCAGGAGCCGGAGGGCGGTTGAGATCGACAGGTCGCTGCCGCGCGCGGCTTCGGTCAGGGACACGGCGCCGTGTTCGCACACGTAGGCGAGGAGGCCGAGTGCGCGTTCAACGGTCCGGGTACCCGTGGATTCCGGAGCGTCCAGGCTCATTCCGCCGCCTTTCGAGAGAGTCCGATCAACCGCGACCGGAGAATTCCATCTAGTGACAACATGATTTCATTTTTTGAGGTTCCGGGCAAGCCCTGGCGGGTCCGCACGCGGAACAGGTGCCGTGCTCAGCCGGGCTGGGGTGCCTCGAGGGGGATGACTTTCGGCTTGCGCAGGGCCCGGGTTGCGGGCAGGACCAGGACCAGGATCACGAGGGGGATCAAGAAGGCGAAGCCGAAACCGGTCTGGTCGGCGACCACCCCGACGATGACGGTGCCGAGGATGGCGCCGGCGTAATTGAAGAGGTTCACCCTCGCGATGATCTCGTCGCTGCGGGACGGGAGGACGTCGCCGGCGGCCCCGAAGGAGAGCGGGACGAGCGCCCCCGCGATCACCCCGGTGAGGGCGAAGCCGATGATCGCGCCTGCTTCGCTCGGAACGAGGGCGATCACCACGAATCCGATTCCGCCGAAGACGATGGCCGACGTTGCGATCACCGTGCGGGCGGTACGGCGGACGAGGTAGTCCACGCCGAGTCGTGAGATGAGTACGACGATCTGGTACGCGGCGTAACCGAGCGGCGCAGCCCATGCCGCCGTGTGGA
This genomic window contains:
- a CDS encoding formimidoylglutamate deiminase → MTPGITVAFWCARALIDGTPVDAVRLHAAPDGTIARLELGVPAREGDTVLGTVIPGMGDAHSHAFHRALRGRTQADGGDFWRWRESMYAAASALDPDLYYELASAVFAEMLASGWTAVGEFHYVHHRQDGRPYPDAHAMELAVAAAARDTGIRLTLLDTCYLRGGADRPLSDLQRRFGDGSPEAWLQRWSSLRDTLDTGAPTLAGPGPAVTLGAALHSVRAVPRSAMATILAGLPATVPLHIHLSEQPQENAECLAEYGLTPTGLLHELGALTPRLSVVHATHLTDTDVELLGTAGVTAVFCPTTEADLGDGIGPARRLADAGARLALGSDQNAVVDPFLEARGLEAGERLASGRRGRFSPPELTETLTRGGYASLGLGTGGLQVGAWLDLVELDTASVRTVGAGPDQLPLVATASDVRRVIVGGRIVANDGLLVSPPAAPPVLLGAALHRLDDTIARLNPTRLTPKERA
- a CDS encoding allantoate amidohydrolase, with the protein product MTAPATAHSLLSGLDEIADIGRDARRGGYSRHLWQPADLELRDWFTGRAVRLGLDVEIDRNGNTWAWWGPRDYDAIVVGSHLDSVPGGGAYDGPLGVVSALDAIARLQASGFQPARPCAVLVFAEEEGSRFGIACLGSRLMTGALDADRARALVDADGISLEAAASAAGIDPAGLGEDPASLARIGLFLELHVEQGRGLIDLGSPVAVASSILAHGRWRVTFTGEGNHAGATRMTDRRDPMLAAARSMLAVRDAAVASTGSRATIGRIEAVPGGTNVISSQVTVWLDARAAEDAAAQDLVTEITARVSEAAAAEGCTAVVAEESWSGAVAFDPALRDRLVRSLSGAPTLPTGAGHDAGVLSSRLPSAMIFVRNPTGVSHSPEEFATLDDCLAGVAALEQVLRELL
- the hutU gene encoding urocanate hydratase is translated as MAQKHLPRPVRAARGTTLTAKSWQTEAPLRMLMNNLDPEVAERPDDLVVYGGTGKAVRSWEAFDAIVRTLRELEDDETLLVQSGKPVGVFRTHTWAPRVLIANSNLVGDWATWPEFRKLEQAGLTMYGQMTAGSWIYIGTQGILQGTFETFAAIADKRFDGTLAGTLTLTGGAGGMGGAQPLAVTMNGGAVLIVDVDPARLQRRVEHGYLDEMTDDLDDAVTRVLAAKAERRALSVGLVGNAASVFTELLERGVAIDIVTDQTSAHDPLSYLPEGISVADWHTRAAADPEDFTIRARASMARHVTAMVGFRDAGAEVFDYGNSIRAEAVLGGCERAFEIPGFVPAYIRPLFAEGKGPFRWAALSGDPADIAATDRAILELFPNDAKLARWIHGAQEKVQFEGLPARICWLGYKERHLAGLRFNEMVASGEISAPIVIGRDHLDAGSVASPYRETEAMKDGSDAIADWPLLNALLNTASGATWVSIHQGGGVGMGRSIHAGQVTVADGTDLAAQKIERVLINDPGTGVMRHVDAGYERAAAVARERGLRVPMWEAE
- a CDS encoding helix-turn-helix domain-containing protein; translation: MSLDAPESTGTRTVERALGLLAYVCEHGAVSLTEAARGSDLSISTALRLLRTLETTGFVSRDDSGDYRPGSITIRLGAQALSQETVVSVAEPKLHEIVELTSENAYLGLPSTSDTMLYAAGVHGTHPVQLANWVGRVIPRSTTAAGRAFAGAVGPRGFAVVRSGADHDSTAIAVPVHSVGKIVATVSVVIPNYRVTDPGLDRIGALLIRVAGEISERLGSDPLPQNQTKPTD